In the Gymnogyps californianus isolate 813 chromosome 3, ASM1813914v2, whole genome shotgun sequence genome, one interval contains:
- the PAQR8 gene encoding membrane progestin receptor beta — protein sequence MTAILERISTLSLSGQHLSRLPRLLEDGLPKMPCTVKECEVPQLFREPYIHTGYRPTGQDWRYYFLSLFQKHNEVVNVWTHLLAALAVLLRFKTFVEAEQLPVDAWSLPLLIFVLSSVTYLTCSLLAHLLQSKSELYHYTFYFVDYVGVSIYQYGSALAHFYYSSDQAWYDKFWLFFLPAAAFCGWLSCAGCCYAKYRYRRPYPIMRKMCQVIPAGLAFILDISPVAHRVVVCHLGGCEEDAAWYHTYQILFFLISAYFFSCPVPEKYFPGSCDIVGHAHQIFHTFLAICTLSQLEAILLDYKNRQEIFLKRHGPFSVYLSCISFFGLVACSAITAYVLRCRIKASLAKKDS from the coding sequence ATGACAGCCATCCTGGAGCGGATCAGCACGCTGTCCCTCAGCGGGCAGCATCTCAGTCGTCTCCCCAGGCTGCTGGAGGACGGCTTGCCCAAGATGCCTTGCACGGTCAAAGAGTGCGAGGTGCCGCAGCTCTTCCGTGAGCCGTACATCCACACCGGGTACCGTCCCACTGGCCAGGACTGGCGGTACTACTTCCTTAGCCTCTTCCAGAAGCACAACGAGGTGGTCAACGTATGGACTCATCTCCTGGCAGcgctggctgtgctgctgagaTTCAAGACGTTTGTGGAGGCTGAGCAGTTACCTGTGGACGCGTGGTCCTTGCCTTTGCTCATCTTTGTCCTTTCGTCTGTCACCTACCTGACCTGCAGCCTCTTGGCCCACCTACTGCAGTCCAAATCGGAGCTGTACCACTACACCTTCTACTTCGTGGACTACGTTGGAGTCAGCATCTACCAGTATGGTAGTGCCCTGGCTCATTTCTACTACAGCTCCGACCAAGCCTGGTACGACAAGTTCTGGCTTTTCTTCCTGCCggcagctgctttctgtggcTGGCTGTCTTGTGCCGGCTGCTGCTATGCGAAATATCGGTACCGACGGCCTTACCCCATCATGAGGAAGATGTGCCAGGTGATCCCAGCTGGGCTGGCGTTCATCTTGGATATCAGTCCTGTCGCTCACCGGGTGGTTGTGTGTCACCTGGGGGGCTGTGAAGAAGATGCTGCTTGGTACCACACGTACCAGATACTGTTTTTCCTTATCAGtgcttatttcttctcctgcccGGTCCCTGAGAAGTACTTCCCTGGCTCCTGCGATATCGTTGGCCATGCCCACCAGATCTTCCACACCTTCCTGGCCATCTGCACCCTATCACAGCTGGAGGCCATTCTTTTGGATTACAAGAACAGGCAGGAGATTTTCCTGAAGAGACACGGGCCTTTCTCCGTTTATCTCTCCTGCATCTCTTTTTTTGGCCTGGTGGCTTGTAGTGCCATCACAGCTTACGTCCTGCGATGCAGGATCAAGGCCAGCCTGGCTAAAAAGGACTCCTGA